The DNA region GCCATGCTATCGGTCCTAGGAAATGTTACCATGTGGGTTAGTAACTACCTCACAAACAGAAAGAGTCCCTCACTAGTAACTGATTCTCAATGTAGGCTATTTCGCGCCAAGACCTTCGCCACCATCATAGTTGTCGTGTCAATTGGCGCCAGCACCCTCTTTCCATTATATAGTTGGAGCATCTACCTGGATGGGCTTGGCTCACTCGGACTCTCGTTCTTTATGCTTTGGTCGGCCTATGCGCTCGTTTCAGCCTCAGTGCCAGACCTGATCGATTGCGCGCTTGAAGAGGCCATGCAGCTATCGATAGCCGAGCTACTTAAGCAAAACTACTCAGAGAGGTTCGTTGCCCTTAAGCGTATCCGCTCACGTCGCGCCGGAAAGCGCATCTTTGTAGAGCTCTCTATCTCATTCGATCCAGATCTAGCGCTTAGAGAGTTCTGTGCCACCTCGCTCGCCATCACTAAGACCTTAAAGGAGCACCTTCCTACAGCAGAGATCGTGCTTGTGCCGATAGATGCAGATGCCACACTATGACAAA from Pseudomonadota bacterium includes:
- a CDS encoding cation diffusion facilitator family transporter yields the protein MTDNAVQSTNIDPQSVTKERLVLLAVVTTFLSLIPTAYAALISNSTTLTADLLRCSAEFFAILLSWIILKKVSSSDDQHYNYGFGKLEHLACIAVGAALFVTFLVSFFAGMQRLIAPEHLKNTNFGLLFAMLSVLGNVTMWVSNYLTNRKSPSLVTDSQCRLFRAKTFATIIVVVSIGASTLFPLYSWSIYLDGLGSLGLSFFMLWSAYALVSASVPDLIDCALEEAMQLSIAELLKQNYSERFVALKRIRSRRAGKRIFVELSISFDPDLALREFCATSLAITKTLKEHLPTAEIVLVPIDADATL